Proteins encoded within one genomic window of Salipaludibacillus agaradhaerens:
- a CDS encoding methyl-accepting chemotaxis protein — protein sequence MKNMKILTKFQLLMFITIISLSVIVLGVTFLSVKSGIESFAAEKAKSDLDLTYNYVNEKYEGEWHEQNGELYKGDHRINEDYDLADELAEMTGGLITIFHDRQPISTNLIIADERAVSVAAEGEVTEHVLENGENYGGEADILGVDMQTAYRPILAEDGNVIGMWFTATSQESINAIMSDILLQVGIIIVIVVSLMTALLMFFTKQIKGRITSILDSLKLAGEGDFRSHHDDNRRDELGEISTGFNIMKENLSELLQDVTTASEQLASSSEELTATSEQSAKAAEEVAKTIDDISRGASLQAADTEKGAGEVNELGKLIVQDQHYLDKLNQIAEEVTSLKDEGLALVNDLVDKTTTNNDVADQIHDIITETNKNTEQIENASGMIQNISEQTNLLALNASIEAARAGEAGKGFSVVADEIRKLAEQSNRFSEEITSIIHKLAEKTMHAVDKMSESKEVSRRQTESVTATSGTFEGVATAIESMKVTLAQLNESGNSMDMKKEEIISVIENLSAISQQNAASTQQMSAAVEEQTASMEEIAGSSESLAHLAEDLQTKASKFTY from the coding sequence ATGAAAAATATGAAAATATTAACTAAATTTCAGTTACTAATGTTCATCACGATCATTAGTCTATCAGTCATTGTCTTAGGGGTGACTTTTTTATCAGTAAAAAGTGGTATTGAGAGCTTTGCAGCAGAGAAGGCAAAATCAGATTTGGACTTAACCTACAATTATGTTAATGAAAAATATGAAGGAGAGTGGCACGAACAAAACGGAGAGCTATATAAAGGGGATCATCGCATTAACGAAGATTACGATTTAGCTGATGAGTTGGCAGAAATGACCGGAGGACTTATTACTATTTTCCACGATCGTCAACCTATTTCCACTAATCTCATTATTGCAGATGAACGCGCGGTTTCTGTGGCGGCGGAAGGTGAAGTGACTGAACATGTGCTTGAAAATGGTGAAAACTACGGTGGTGAAGCAGACATTCTTGGAGTCGACATGCAAACAGCTTATCGACCTATTTTGGCAGAGGATGGGAATGTTATCGGTATGTGGTTTACGGCTACTTCCCAAGAAAGTATTAATGCCATCATGTCAGATATTTTACTTCAAGTAGGTATTATTATTGTTATTGTCGTAAGTTTAATGACAGCTTTACTGATGTTTTTTACGAAACAAATTAAAGGAAGAATTACATCTATTTTAGATAGCTTAAAATTAGCAGGTGAAGGGGACTTTCGTAGCCACCATGACGATAATCGTCGTGATGAATTAGGGGAAATTTCAACTGGATTTAATATTATGAAAGAAAATTTATCAGAGTTATTACAGGATGTGACGACGGCTTCTGAACAATTGGCTTCTTCATCAGAAGAGCTTACGGCTACGAGTGAACAATCTGCTAAAGCAGCTGAAGAAGTAGCAAAAACGATCGATGATATTTCACGAGGTGCCTCACTTCAAGCAGCGGATACAGAAAAAGGTGCAGGAGAAGTTAATGAATTAGGTAAACTGATTGTTCAAGATCAACATTACCTTGATAAGCTTAATCAAATTGCAGAAGAGGTAACGAGTTTAAAGGATGAGGGATTGGCACTTGTAAACGATCTTGTAGATAAAACAACCACGAATAATGATGTGGCAGATCAAATTCATGATATTATTACGGAAACAAATAAAAACACTGAACAAATTGAAAATGCTAGCGGCATGATTCAAAATATTTCTGAACAGACAAACTTATTAGCATTGAATGCTTCAATCGAAGCAGCACGAGCGGGAGAAGCAGGTAAAGGATTTTCTGTTGTAGCGGATGAGATACGAAAACTTGCGGAACAATCCAATAGATTTTCTGAAGAAATTACATCTATTATTCATAAATTAGCAGAAAAAACGATGCATGCAGTTGATAAAATGAGCGAATCGAAAGAAGTATCACGACGACAAACGGAAAGTGTCACAGCTACAAGTGGCACTTTTGAAGGAGTGGCCACAGCCATAGAAAGTATGAAAGTAACGTTAGCGCAGTTGAATGAATCAGGAAACAGCATGGATATGAAGAAAGAGGAAATAATTTCGGTGATTGAAAATCTATCAGCCATCTCTCAGCAAAATGCAGCTAGTACACAACAAATGTCTGCAGCTGTAGAAGAGCAAACAGCATCAATGGAAGAAATTGCAGGTTCTAGCGAATCATTAGCCCATCTAGCTGAGGATTTACAGACTAAAGCAAGTAAATTCACTTATTAA
- the melA gene encoding alpha-glucosidase/alpha-galactosidase → MPKITFIGAGSTIFAKNVLGDCMFVEALNGSEFALHDIDEKRLKESEQMLKHLANKYNKTIRIVSYLNRKDALSGANYVINAIQVGGYKPSTVIDFEIPKKYGLRQTIGDTVGIGGIFRTLRTIPVMKAIANDMEEVCPDAWFLNYTNPMATLTGFMLKYTSIKTVGLCHSVQVCTKELFERLEMDHERIEEKIAGINHMAWLLEVKKDGMDLYPEIKKRAQEKQLEKHDDMVRFELMDKFGYYITESSEHNAEYHPYFIKSQYPELIEKFNIPLDEYPRRCVNQINGWEKMREDIVHNSELSHERSHEYGSRIIEAMETNIPFKFGGNVLNTGGIISNLPTKACIEVPCVADRNGIMPCYIGELPEQLAALNRTNINTQLLTIKAATTLDKRHIYQAAMLDPHTSAELSLADITAMCDDLIEAHGTHLPVYH, encoded by the coding sequence ATGCCAAAAATAACATTTATCGGGGCAGGGAGTACTATTTTTGCCAAAAATGTCCTTGGAGACTGCATGTTCGTTGAGGCACTAAACGGGTCAGAATTTGCTTTACATGATATCGATGAAAAACGTTTAAAAGAATCTGAACAAATGCTAAAACATTTAGCGAACAAATATAACAAAACGATTCGAATTGTTTCATATTTAAACAGAAAAGACGCTTTATCAGGTGCCAACTATGTCATTAATGCTATTCAAGTTGGTGGTTATAAACCGAGTACTGTTATTGATTTTGAGATTCCTAAAAAATATGGCCTACGCCAAACCATTGGGGATACTGTGGGTATCGGTGGTATATTTAGAACACTGCGAACGATTCCAGTCATGAAGGCTATCGCAAACGACATGGAAGAGGTCTGCCCCGACGCTTGGTTTTTAAATTATACAAATCCGATGGCCACTTTGACTGGCTTTATGCTCAAATACACATCTATCAAAACCGTCGGTCTTTGCCACAGTGTTCAGGTCTGTACCAAGGAGTTATTCGAAAGGTTAGAGATGGATCATGAAAGGATTGAAGAAAAAATTGCTGGTATCAATCACATGGCATGGCTACTAGAAGTGAAAAAAGACGGAATGGACTTGTACCCAGAAATTAAAAAACGTGCTCAAGAAAAACAGTTGGAAAAGCATGATGATATGGTCCGATTCGAACTAATGGATAAATTCGGTTACTACATTACCGAATCATCTGAACATAATGCTGAATATCATCCTTATTTTATCAAAAGTCAGTATCCAGAACTCATTGAGAAATTTAACATCCCATTAGATGAATACCCAAGACGCTGTGTCAATCAAATAAATGGTTGGGAAAAAATGCGGGAGGATATTGTGCATAATTCCGAATTAAGTCATGAACGTAGTCACGAATATGGCTCGCGAATTATTGAAGCAATGGAGACAAATATTCCTTTCAAATTTGGTGGCAATGTATTAAATACGGGTGGGATAATTTCTAATTTACCTACAAAAGCGTGTATTGAGGTCCCGTGTGTGGCAGACCGCAATGGCATTATGCCTTGCTATATTGGCGAATTACCAGAACAATTAGCTGCTCTCAACCGAACAAATATAAATACGCAACTATTGACGATTAAAGCAGCTACTACTCTCGACAAACGTCATATCTATCAAGCTGCTATGCTTGATCCACATACGAGTGCAGAACTGTCTCTCGCCGATATTACAGCTATGTGTGATGACTTAATCGAAGCTCATGGTACACACCTACCTGTTTATCATTAA
- a CDS encoding LacI family DNA-binding transcriptional regulator — MVTIKDIAKHADVSIATVSRVLNNDKNLSVAQETRERIMSIASELNYTPVRQRQQTKNKKPPVNEVEIGIVMWCSEEYEWEDTYFLSIRRGIENECNKRGISVNKIVHLGNASNMQIGNIDGLIVVGETDEATEVKMREKINKNMVFVNDSPDSETFDSVVLDYEQATQKALAHLLALGHTEIGFIGGNGINHTTDKKQKEDPRKIYYQKILKEKNLFNPDYIYEVCDYFMSNGYEAMKQALKHEKLPTAFFIASDAMAIGAIRALHEVDIQVPGDISLVSFNDIDMAGFVQPSLTTIKIYTEEMGKMAVKLLLDRLAGREVPMKVVVPSNLIIRESSAEKSEKKR; from the coding sequence GTGGTTACGATAAAAGATATTGCGAAACATGCGGATGTTTCGATAGCTACAGTATCCAGAGTCCTTAATAATGATAAGAACCTTTCCGTAGCCCAAGAAACCCGGGAACGGATTATGAGTATAGCTAGTGAATTAAATTATACCCCTGTCAGACAGAGGCAACAAACGAAGAATAAAAAACCGCCAGTTAATGAAGTGGAGATTGGGATTGTGATGTGGTGTTCGGAAGAGTATGAATGGGAAGACACATACTTTTTATCGATTCGCAGAGGAATAGAGAATGAATGTAACAAAAGGGGTATTTCAGTTAACAAGATTGTACATTTAGGCAATGCTAGCAATATGCAAATTGGCAATATTGATGGGTTGATTGTAGTCGGAGAAACAGATGAAGCTACAGAAGTAAAAATGAGAGAAAAAATTAATAAAAATATGGTGTTTGTAAATGACTCGCCCGATTCTGAAACCTTTGACTCGGTTGTATTAGATTATGAACAAGCCACACAAAAAGCGTTGGCTCATTTATTAGCACTAGGTCATACTGAAATTGGCTTTATCGGCGGAAACGGGATTAATCATACTACTGATAAAAAACAGAAGGAAGACCCGAGAAAGATATATTATCAAAAGATTTTAAAAGAAAAAAACTTGTTTAATCCAGATTATATTTATGAAGTTTGCGATTATTTTATGAGCAATGGGTATGAAGCGATGAAACAGGCGTTGAAGCATGAAAAACTACCTACCGCTTTTTTTATCGCAAGCGATGCCATGGCAATAGGAGCTATTAGAGCATTACATGAAGTAGACATTCAAGTACCAGGAGATATTAGTTTAGTTAGTTTTAACGACATCGATATGGCAGGCTTTGTTCAACCTTCTTTAACAACTATCAAAATATATACGGAGGAAATGGGGAAAATGGCTGTAAAACTCCTGCTAGATCGATTAGCTGGGCGCGAGGTACCAATGAAAGTAGTTGTTCCATCAAATCTAATTATAAGGGAAAGTTCTGCGGAAAAAAGTGAGAAGAAACGTTAA
- a CDS encoding helix-turn-helix transcriptional regulator, translating into MLSLDNWRDIKKETIAFRQSGRFETVVDLDVIGLEKRVSTEYRWHGLERKRGNSFVFQYTLSGEGAIDIHGSTFKLTPRKAFMVEIPGKHCYYLPDHSHNWEFIFITLNGVAAKACWDRLSQRHGPILDIPLESRVIKKVFDIYTQATEKAFEDAYMSSAEAYAFLMECYRLLQPVKATSPFPESMNDALNFIHQHYHEDITIEDIADAAYVSKYYLIKIFQKTLNTTPGQYVTNIRIEKAIELLVNTDFTIRMISEKIGFSNDNYFNKVFKKVVGIPPGEFRKNKHPVPFERIVIH; encoded by the coding sequence ATGTTGTCACTGGATAATTGGCGCGATATAAAAAAAGAAACTATTGCCTTTAGGCAAAGCGGCCGTTTTGAAACAGTCGTTGATCTTGATGTTATAGGGTTGGAAAAAAGAGTATCGACGGAATACAGGTGGCATGGCCTTGAAAGAAAAAGAGGAAATTCATTTGTTTTTCAATATACTCTTTCTGGAGAAGGGGCTATCGATATTCACGGATCAACCTTCAAGCTCACTCCAAGGAAGGCTTTTATGGTTGAAATACCAGGAAAACATTGTTACTATCTTCCGGACCATAGTCATAATTGGGAATTTATTTTCATTACTTTAAATGGGGTGGCGGCAAAAGCTTGCTGGGACCGCCTTTCACAAAGGCATGGTCCTATTTTAGATATTCCTTTAGAGTCACGTGTCATAAAAAAAGTATTTGATATTTATACTCAAGCAACTGAGAAAGCTTTTGAAGATGCTTACATGTCTTCAGCCGAAGCTTACGCATTTTTAATGGAATGCTATCGATTGCTACAGCCAGTTAAAGCAACATCACCTTTTCCAGAGAGCATGAATGATGCGTTAAATTTTATTCACCAACATTATCACGAGGACATAACGATCGAGGATATTGCCGATGCTGCCTATGTATCAAAGTATTATTTAATCAAAATATTCCAGAAGACACTAAACACCACTCCGGGCCAATATGTCACAAACATACGGATTGAAAAAGCGATAGAGCTCCTGGTGAATACGGACTTTACAATTAGAATGATTTCAGAAAAAATAGGCTTTTCTAATGACAATTATTTCAATAAAGTATTTAAAAAAGTAGTTGGGATTCCTCCTGGGGAGTTTCGTAAAAATAAACACCCTGTACCGTTTGAACGGATTGTAATTCATTAG